A single genomic interval of Spinacia oleracea cultivar Varoflay chromosome 6, BTI_SOV_V1, whole genome shotgun sequence harbors:
- the LOC110791242 gene encoding CSC1-like protein At1g32090, producing MATISDISVSAFINIITALAFLLAFALLRLQPINDRVYFPKWYFKGQRKDPAFRNFVGKFVNLDVKTYFTFLNWMPEALKMSETKLIEHAGLDSAVFLRIYTLGLKIFLPMMILALVVLVPVNVSGGTLFFLRKELVTSDIDKLSISNVPPKSYRFFVHIGMQYLFTFWTCFMLYKEYDTVASMRLRFLASQQRRAEQYTVLVRNVPRVSGRTISDSVDIFFKKNHRDTYLCHQAVYNANKFAKLVRQRDKLKNWLDYNQLKFERKPEKRPKTKTGFLGLWGEKVDSIDYYKEHLKQLEKKMTMERERILEHQKSVLPVAFVSFNSRWGAAVCAQTEQSKNPTSWLTSWAPEPRDVYWRNLAIPFVSLTIRKFVIGVTVFALVFFYMIPIAFVQSLANLEALERVVPFLRPVIEMPIIKSFLQGFLPGLALKIFLYVLPALLMLMSKIEGHVAYSKLERRAAAKYYYFMLVNVFLGSIVTGTALGQLDAFIHQPPGQIPRNIGVSIPMKATFFITYIMVDGWAGIASEILRLKPLVIFHLKNMFIVKTDRDRDRAMDPGSVDFPETLPSLQLYFLLGVVYAVITPILLPFIIVFFLFAFLVYRHQIINVYNQRYESAAAFWPHVHSRIIASLLISQLLLMGLLSTKKAAKSTPFLIILPILTFAFHKYCKSRFEPAFNKYPLEEATEKDEQEQTEGAEENLKPYLADAYLHPIFHSFEEVELIEEVKVDAVRVDKHHAHASIPEARVEEISVASPPPQPPQYYSYDQDFHSYNYYHHHEVQSSQYEHHYQG from the exons ATGGCTACAATTTCAGACATATCAGTATCAGCATTCATAAACATAATCACTGCTTTGGCATTCTTGCTTGCATTTGCACTCCTCAGACTTCAACCCATAAATGACAGAGTTTACTTCCCCAAATGGTACTTCAAAGGCCAAAGAAAAGACCCAGCTTTTAGAAATTTTGTGGGGAAATTTGTTAATCTTGAtgtcaaaacttattttacctTTCTCAATTGGATGCCTGAAGCTCTCAAAATGTCTGAAACTAAGCTTATTGAACATGCTGGCCTTGATTCTGCTGTTTTTCTCCGGATTTACACACTTGG CTTGAAAATTTTCCTGCCTATGATGATTTTAGCACTCGTGGTACTTGTACCGGTAAATGTATCTGGAGGAACATTGTTTTTTCTGCGGAAAGAGCTCGTTACAAGCGATATTGACAAGCTTTCTATATCAAACGTCCCTCCTAAATCATATAG GTTTTTTGTGCATATTGGAATGCAATATCTGTTTACATTTTGGACTTGTTTCATGCTCTACAAGGAGTATGATACAGTTGCATCAATGAGATTACGATTTTTGGCTTCCCAGCAAAGGCGTGCTGAACAATATACA GTGTTAGTCAGAAATGTGCCACGTGTCTCAGGCCGCACAATCTCAGATTCTGTTGATAtatttttcaagaaaaatcatcGTGATACCTACCTATGCCACCAG GCTGTATACAATGCGAACAAGTTTGCCAAACTTGTGAGGCAAAGGGATAAACTCAAAAATTGGTTGGACTACAACCAACTTAAGTTTGAAAGAAAGCCAGAGAAAAGGCCGAAAACAAAG ACAGGATTTCTAGGTCTTTGGGGCGAAAAAGTTGATTCCATTGACTACTACAAAGAGCACTTGAAGCAGTTAGAGAAAAAA ATGACAATGGAGCGTGAGAGAATTCTTGAACACCAAAAGTCCGTTCTGCCGGTTGCTTTTGTTTCTTTCAATTCACGGTGGGGTGCAGCTGTATGCGCGCAGACAGAACAAAGTAAAAACCCTACATCGTGGTTGACAAGCTGGGCACCTGAACCTCGAGATGTTTATTGGCGCAACCTAGCCATACCATTTGTTTCTCTCACTATCCGGAAATTTGTGATTGGAGTAACTGTTTTCGCCCTGGTTTTTTTCTACATGATACCCATTGCTTTTGTGCAATCTCTTGCAAATCTTGAAGCTTTGGAAAGAGTTGTTCCTTTCCTGAGGCCTGTCATTGAAAT GCCAATCATCAAGTCTTTTCTACAAGGTTTCCTTCCCGGTCTAGCACTTAAAATCTTCTTGTACGTTCTTCCAGCTCTTTTGATGCTCATGTCAAAGATTGAAGGACACGTGGCTTACTCTAAACTTGAGCGTAGAGCTGCAGCAAAATACTATTATTTTATGTTGGTGAATGTATTTTTGGGAAGCATAGTAACCGGAACAGCTTTGGGTCAACTTGATGCTTTCATCCATCAACCACCTGGCCA GATTCCGAGAAATATTGGTGTATCAATACCAATGAAGGCTACCTTTTTCATTACATATATAATGGTGGATGGTTGGGCTGGCATTGCGAGTGAGATTCTCCGGTTGAAGCCGCTTGTCATTTTTCATTTGAAAAACATGTTTATAGTTAAAACTGATCGCGATAGAGATAGGGCGATGGATCCTGGAAGTGTTGATTTTCCAGAGACTCTTCCGAGCCTGCAACTTTATTTCCTTCTTGGGGTTGTCTATGCCGTGATTACTCCAATACTCCTGCCTTTCATAATCGTGTTCTTTCTCTTTGCTTTCCTCGTTTACCGTCATCAG ATAATCAATGTGTATAATCAACGTTATGAAAGCGCAGCTGCGTTTTGGCCACATGTTCACAGTCGCATCATTGCTAGTCTTCTGATATCACAGTTGCTTTTAATGGGGCTTCTCAGCACAAAGAAGGCTGCTAAGTCTACTCCATTTCTTATCATTCTGCCAATACTTACCTTCGCTTTCCACAAATACTGCAAGAGTCGATTTGAGCCTGCATTCAACAAGTACCCTCTTGAG GAAGCAACCGAAAAGGACGAGCAAGAGCAAACCGAGGGAGCTGAAGAAAACCTAAAACCCTACCTCGCCGATGCATATTTACACCCAATATTCCACTCTTTCGAGGAAGTTGAGTTGATCGAAGAGGTTAAAGTCGATGCAGTTCGAGTTGACAAGCACCACGCACACGCCTCAATCCCCGAAGCTCGAGTAGAAGAAATATCCGTTGCTTCTCCTCCGCCACAGCCACCTCAATATTACAGTTACGATCAAGATTTCCATTCTTAtaactattaccatcatcatgAAGTGCAATCTTCACAGTATGAGCATCATTATCAAGGTTGA